From the genome of Fibrobacter sp. UWT2:
TGAATCGGGGTCGGAGTCGGAAAATCGGGCTCGCCGGCACCGAGGCTTACAACGTCCTTGCCATCGGCAATCATCTGCTTGGCCAATGTGTCGATAGCGACTGTTAAAGAGGCGGCGATATTAAGAGTTCTTGTGGATAAGTCTTTCATGTCTGAGTTTAGCCTTTTTCAAAATGCGGTAGGCGTCCAAGGTGCTTGCCACCAAGGGGTAAATGGTAAAATGCGAAATAAAGATGCAAACCAGCCCGAGGGCTGCAATGAGTCCCAGGCCGTTGATTCCCGGATGCGACGAGAACAGCATGGCGATTGCGCCGATGAACGATGCTCCCTGTGCAATCATGACCGAAATCAATTTCGTCTGCAACACGCTCCAGGCGTTTCCGTTCTGCTTTTCGTAGTACGAAGACCAGAGCTGTAAAGAACCGTCCACGCTGGCGCCTATCAAAAGGACGAAGGCGATGGAACTGTAAGCCGAAATCTGGATGTTGAAAACGTGAACCAGAATAGTCACCCAGCTCATGGCGAATAGCGACGGCAACAGCGTAAAGAAAGCCCTGCTCAGTCTGTTGTAGAACATCAGGAGAATAATCCAAAGCAGAACCGTTCCCAAGAGAATCGACTTGTTGATGTTTCCCAGGATGGTGTCGAGGAGCGATGCTCTCAGAATGGGCGTTCCGCAAATCTTGAAAGTCTTGTCGTGGATGCCATCAATTTGCTGCAATTGCTTTGCAATATGGCGACAGGTGAGTCCGTTATTCGGGTCGGATCGAGGAATGATGAATGCGAATACGCCCGGATTGTCCCTTTTGTCTGCGAATTTACGACGAATGTTTTCGGACAGAATAAATTCCTTGATGTCGTTTTCGTAGTTGTCGAACATCTCGACAATGGCGGCGCTGTCCTTGGGGTTGAGCCTTGCCAGAACATCGTCCGAAATCAGTTTTCTTAGGGTCTCGATTTTATGTTTCTTTTCGATGCTGATTTTAGGCAAGAACTGGTATTGTGTATAAATCTTGCCCAAATCCTTGAGTCTGCCTTTCTTTTGCAAATGCTCGAAGTTTTCGACTAGGTCGTCGTTGTAAGACGAATCGGGGAGCATGACGATAATGGGGTCGTAGGTGGAAAAGCCCGTTTCTGCAATCAGGGCTTTTGCCTCGCGTTCTTCGGTTTGCAATTCCGTCTTCTTGAAATCGTAAAGGAAGGAAAGATTCTTGCCGCTGTAGAGCCAGGCCGCCGCGCTCACGATGCTGATGGTTACGATGATAATCCAGTTCGTCTTGAACGAGAAAAGGCGCTTGCGGTGGGTGGGCGTGATGCTTTCGAATTGAATCTGGAAAGGTTTCTTGCGCTGCAGTAGCAATAAGAGCGAGGCTGTCAACAACGGACAGACAATCAGGTTGAGCACGCTTCCGATAGCGCCAAGAATTCCGAATTCGCGAAGTCCGGGCAGGGGAACCAGAATAAAGGCGATAAACAGGCTCGCCATCACAAGCGACGATGCGGCGACAACTGGCCCGATTCCAAGCAAGGCACTTTCGATACAGAGGGCGGGGCTCAGCTTCTGTTCGCGCTCATGGAAGTATCTGGTGTAGACGTGCGTCAGAACCTGGCAGGCATGCCCAGGAAGCAAAAGTCCGAGAGAAAGCGTAAACAGGTTGATTCGTCCGAACAGCAGGTAGGCGCAGGCGAGCGTGAATAAGGTCGGAAGGGCTAGCGGAACCGCCGAAATGAAGATCAGCTGCGGCTGGCGATAGAAATTGATGATTAACAGAACGAGGATAATGAGTGCAGCCATGCCGCCGGCAAATTTTGCTTCGGGGAGGAGCGCCTTTCCGACTTTGATGGAGTCGTAGACTTTGCCGGTGTAGTAGACGTTAATCCCTTTCCCGTTTTCTTCGACAAAGCGTTCCACTTTCTTCAGCAGTTCCCTGTTGGCTTGCAAGTCCGAAACAGAGGTGGCGGGGTAGATGTCGATAACTCGGATGGACCCTTGCTGGTTGGAGAAATCCTGTTGCAGGTTTTTGAAGTATTTGGCCTCGATTTGCGAAATGATTTCGATGGTGTCACGGGTGACAGGCGTTTCTTGCTCTGTCTCGGACAAGTCTACCAGTAGAGGATTGTGTTTTTTAATCTCTTCTTCTTTGATTTTGTCCAGTTTTTCGATGACTTGATCCAAGTCGTTTTCGTTGGCGTATAGCAGTCTGTTTTTCTTGAAGAATTCCAGGTCCGTGTCGTATTCGGTGTAGTGGACTGCGGGATCTTTCTCTAGATGCTGGGCGAGATTTTGGGCAAAAGCATAGTTCGCGGCGCTATCCTTGGATTGTATGACTACAATAAGGCTGCCGAGTCCACCGAAAGCTTTTTCGATCGTCTGGTAGTCCGCTTGAACTTCATGACCTTTAAGAGTGTCTTGCAGCTGGATTTCCCAACGAAGGTTTTCGATGGGATAAATGCTCAACAAGGTAATCGTAAGAAACAGCCCGATCATCATTTTGGGATAGTGGGCTATCTTTCGAATTAATTTGGCAAAAGCCGAAAACATATAAATAATATAACTATTATATTCCTTGTTCGAATTAAAAAACTAAATTAGGGGTATGGTAAAAAGGGAGTCGCGATGTCTCTTTGTTTGGGTGCTAGCTGCGCTATGGTTCTTTGGCGCTGTTTCGCTCTATGCAGAAGATGATGTTGTTGCAGATAGTACCTCTGCAGAAGCTCCCTCGAAATCCCCTTGGATGTGGCCGGTAGAACATATCATCCAGCCCTTTTTGAATGGCCTTATTTACCCGATTGCCCAACCTGTGGACTACGCCTTGAAGAACGGCATTATCGATAAGTCGGTTCAGTTGATTTCTTTTGGCGAAGACTACAAGATCATGGTTTACCCGAGTTTCAATTTCAAGCCGGGTTCGCGAACCATGGTGGGGGCGAATTATAGACACCGTAGCGTATTTCTCGAAAAAGACTACCTGGTCATGCAGGGAGAATACTACGCCAATGGTGACGTGGGCTTGACTGCCCGCTATGTAAAGCATTCCCTGTTTGGAACGCGCCTGTTTGGCGGCTTCAGGTACGATATCGATCTGGACCGCGATAAACGATTCAATATTCCTGAAACCAAGGAAAGTTACCTACAGCCCGATTCCAGCTACCAGTTTACCTGGCGCTTGGGCGCTCCTATTACCAATACGGCAAATTGGAATGCGGAACTTTGGACGTCCCTGTATTTCAGCCGGGCAAGTCACCCCGATATTCAGGATTCGGTGCTAATCAGCGATGACTTTAAAATTGAAGACCGCGGCTTGTACCAGAATGCCACCCAAGTGCCGGTGGGGCTTTCCCTGGTGTATGACAACCTTGACTTGCCCTATGCCCCTTCGCGTGGCAGCCGCGTGGTGTTGAACGGAACCTATACCTTTGTGGGCAAGTATTCCGGGGTGCGCTACGATGACTTGGGCATTTCTGTTGAAGATGGGCAAGATGAAGTTATCAAGGATGGCGGAAAGAAGCATGACTTCTATACCACGGAGTTCATTTTCCAGCATTATTTCTTGTTGGGTTCTTCGCACCAGTACGTGCTTTCGGCAAAGGAAGCTCGTGAAAATCGCCGCTTCTATACGGACTTTTCATGGGACGAGGCGGTGCGTGTTTGGCGACCGGAAAATATGCGTAACACCCTTTTTGAACGCAGGGTGATTGCCATGCAGTACCGAATGGTTTCCCTGTGGGAAGTCGAAGAGGGGGGAGCTCCTCACGATGCCTTTATCAACCTGAATTCAAAGGCGCCTCTGCGTGGCTATGACGACAAGTGGACGACACACAACCTGATGTCTTTTAGCGTGGAATACCGCTGGCCGGTGGACCGCTTGGTAGACGGCGTAATTTTTGACGAATATGCCCTGATTGCACCCAAGATCGATAAGTGGAGCTTGGACCATTATTACAATTCGTGGGGCTTCGGTATCCGTGTTCGCCAGCCCGATCTTTATCTTTTCCGCCTGCAGTTCGGCTTCCATGGCTTGCACGGCGTGAATATGATTATGACCATCGCTCCGGAATTCAAGTAATTTTCTATCTTTGTCCCTGTAAAATTTCAACAAGGACAAAAATATGCGTGATCAATTTGAAAGCCCGCTCATCAAGCGTTATGCTAGCAAAGAAATGAGCTTCCTCTTCAGCCCCCAGTACAAGTTCCAGACCTGGCGCAAGCTGTGGATTTACCTCGCTGAATCCGAAATGGAACTGGGTCTCCCGATTACGCAGGAACAGGTGGACGAACTCAAGGCTCATGCCACCGATATCAACTTTGAAGTCGCCGAAGAAGAAGAAAAGCGCCGCCGTCACGACGTGATGAGCCACGTTTACGCTTACGGTGTGCAGTGCCCCAAGGCCAAGGGCATCATCCACCTCGGCGCAACTTCCGCTTTCGTGGGTGACAACACCGACCTTATCCAGATGCAGCAGGGCCTCATCATGGTCCGCAAGCGCCTTTGCCGCGTGATGGACAAACTTTCCAAGTTTGCGATGGAATACAAGGACATGGCCCAGCTCGGTGCCACGCACTTCCAGGCCGCCCAGCTCACGACTGTGGGTAAGCGCGCTTGCCTCTGGCTCCAGGACATGCTCATCGACCTCGAAGAATTGAATTTCCTCATCGAAGTTCTCCCGTTCCGCGGCGTGAAGGGCACGACCGGTACGCAGGCCAGCTTCATGGACTTGTTCAATGGCGACGAAGAAAAGATTATGGAACTCGACCGCCGCGTGACCGCCAAGGCTGGCTTCAAGCGCGTGCTCACTATCACCGGTCAGACTTACACCCGTAAGTGGGACAACCGCGTGAACCAGGTGCTCAGCTCCATCGCTCAGTCTCTGCACAAGTTCGCTACCGACATGCGCCTCATGCAGGGTGTGAAGGAAGTCGAAGAACCGTTCGAAAAGACCCAGATCGGCTCCAGCGCCATGGCTTACAAGCGTAACCCGATGCGCAGCGAACGCATTTGCTCCCTGGCCCGTTTCGTGATGGCCCAGGTGAACAGCACCGCCTTCACGCAGGCAACGCAGTGGTTCGAACGTACGCTTGACGACAGCGCCAACAAGCGCCTCGCTATTCCGGAAGCATTCCTTGCCATGGATGCCATGCTCATCATCGCTGAAAACGTGACCAACGGCCTCGTGGTTTACCCGAAGGTTATCGAAAAGCGCATCATGGCTGAACTCCCGTTCATGGCTACCGAAAACATCATCATGGAAGGCGTGAAGAATGGCGGCGACCGTCAGGAACTCCACGAAGAAATCCGCGTGATGTCTATGGAAGCAGGCAAGGTCGTGAAGGAACAGGGCAAGGACAACGACTTGCTCGAACGCGTCTTGAAGAACGAAAAGTTCCAGAAGCTCGGCATCACCGAAGCGAAGCTCAAGGAAATCCTCGACCTCCGCAAGTTCGTGGGTCGCGCTCCGGGACAGGTCGTGAAGTTTGTGACCGAAGAAGTCCGCCCGGCTATTGAAGCCATCGAAGGGTGGAGCAATATCGACGCCGGCGAACTGAAGGTGTAAAATCGCTTTATAACACATCGCAATACTTTGTCACGCGAGCTCTCGCTGTATGTTTTATACAGCTTCGGCTCGCGTTTCGCGTCTTGCTCGGTTCTAAAGCGATTTTTGTTTTTAAAAAGGGCGCGTTATTCGTCTTAAAACATCTCGACGCAGGCGATCGCAATGCTGATGGGGTACATCAGTAGTCCCGCATAGATTCCGCCGAGCAAGTCATCGGCCATGACGCCCCATGCTCCGGGGAATTTTTCGAAACGGTGAATGCCAAGCGGCTTAAGGATGTCGAAAAAGCGGAAAAGACCGAACCCGATAAGAAGCACAATGGGACTGTCCAGTATAATGAAGGGGTTTACGAGTGCGAACGTCATGAAGATTCCGCAGACTTCGTCTATCACGATCCAGCCGGGATCTTCGGTACCCGTATCCTTCATCGCCTTGTTCACGAAGGGGATTGCCCCGAAAAAGACGATGACCGCTGCAATAAAGAATAAAGGATTGAAGTGTATGTCGCCAAATATCTTTAGCGCTAGAATGGCCATGGGGTAGGCGACAATTGCCGCAGCCAAGCTTCCCATGGTGCCCGGAGCCTTCGGGCTCATGCCTGAACCAAAGAATGTGGTGACCACTATAGACAAGAAATCGGTGCCCCGCCATTCGTGGGGCACTCGCTTTTTACCATATTTTTCTTTAAGTTCCTCGCGGTTCACGAGAAATTAGTTATCCTCGTATTCGGAGCTGCCCCAGCCGTCGAGGTCACCTGCAGCACGGCCAAGAGTTGCACCGCCGAGGATTTCGTCGATGCCCTTGTCTTCGGAATCGTCGTCCTCTTCGTCGAAGATGGAAGTTTCTTCCATTTCAAGGTCGTCGTTCGGAATGATCGGATCGTCATCCAGCGCGTTCTTGCTCTTCTTTCCAGCCATATTTTCTCCTTGCTAAAGGCGTTTTCGTATTCTTTATCGCTATATTATAAAATTTTTTGTAAAAAAGGAGATTTTTTTCAAAAAAAGTGAAAAAAAATCATTTTTTTGTACAAAATGTCCTAATTTGCTATAAATGGCCGTATTTAGGCTTCTTGATTTTGCTCAAATTGCGGCAGGTCAGCACAAACGAAGTCCGGCTTCCTGTTCTATTGAGGAACTTTACTGCGACAATCAATTTGCAAGAATAAATGGTCATGGCGCAATCTATAGGGATTTTTTGTTCCTCCGTGTCAAGCATGGCCTGTCGTAGCATGGCGCGTTCTTCTGGGAATTTGTCAATAAATTCGCTAATGATTTGCTCATGCGTTCTAGCGCCGATGGATGCCATGAAGTCAGAGAAGGCTTTGTTTGTATAAATGAACTGGAACCTCCCGTCGATCAGTTCGAACAGGGCGGTTGGCATAAAGTTGATTATCGTATTGCGGTTAATAATCAGGGGACAGTTGTCCAAAAGGTTCACGGTCCCTATCGTATCGTAGTATTTCTTGAGTTCTGATGGCTCGCTTACTTCATATCCGCAATACTTTTCCCTGTTGTTCTGATATTCTTCGACAGGCATGGGCTTACCAAAATAGTACCCCTGGATAATTTCGCAGCCGATCATTTTAAGGTATTCATACTGTTCCTTGGTTTCGACGCCTTCGGCAAGCGTATGGATGCCGAGTTTCTTGGCCATGTCGACAATCGAGGCGATAATGAGCTTGGATTTTGGGTTTGTGTCGAGTGTACGCAAAAAACTCATGTCGATTTTCAATAGATCGAAATCGTAGGACTGCAGGTTGCCGAATGAGCTGAAACCTGAACCAAAGTCGTCAAGCCAAACCTCGTAGCCGTCGGCCCTAAAAGCTTTAATGGTCTCGGCAAGGTTTGTATTTTGCGACGGAAAGGCGCTTTCGGTGACTTCTAGGTTCAGATACTTTTTGGGGATGTTGTACTTGGCGACCGCATCGTCAACAATTTTTTTGATATCACTGAGTTCAAAATCCAGTCGTGACAGGTTTACTGAAACGGGTTCGTAGGCGTACCCGCTATCCATGTCGTCGCGAATGTCTTTGCAAGCCTGTTCGATAATAAGAGCATCCAGCCTGTGAATCAGGTGGAATTTTTCAAAAATTTCGATAAAAATGAATGGCGGAATGATGCCGCGCACGGGGTCTATCCAGCGGGCGAGGGCTTCGTAACCACAGACTTTGCCTGTAAGTGCTCGAACAACGGGCTGATAAAAAACCTTGAAGTATCCTTTTTCGAACGCCTCTTCAAAATGCTCCAGCACATATTGCTGCTGTTCATGTTTCTTGTTGAGTTCGTCGTCGAAAACGGCATATTCTTTGTTGAACATCCCATGAATTTCGCGACAGGCAAGAGAGGCTCTGTCCATCATCACGATGGGTTTTTGCGGAGTTCCGTCAGCAACGTAAATACCGGCCTTAATTTGGTTGCGTAGTCCGCCTTCAAAGCGGCCCATCACCAGGTTCAATTCTTTGACTCGGGTGGCGATATCTTCAACGGTAAGATTCAAGCTAATGACGACCAGGTGGTCTGCCCCGGCGCGTAAAACGGTTTCTCCTTCGAAAAGCCCCTTGAGCACGTCCCTGAATTTGCAAAGGTAGGTGTTTCCGCCCGGGTAAGAAAATCTTTGGTTAATGGTCTTGAAGTTCATTACGTTAAAGAACGTAATGGTCGATTTGTGAAGCGGGTAAAAATTAGGGTCTTTTTGAGTTTGAGCAAAAAACCACGCCACAAGGTCCAGACCGGTTATGGGGTCGACTTTTTCGGGCTTTGGAAAAGCGGAGCCACCAGGACCTGGCCCACCTGCATATTGAGGGGGATTTGCTCCATTTGGAGGTGTCATATTGGGACCACCTTGCATCACTACCATTTTCTCCTGTATTATATCGTCAATTTAACTAAAGAAAACAGGAAAAGGGACTTTCCCTTGAAAAAAGTCCCGTTTTATTACGATTTTCTTACTCCAATTTGGAATATTCGGATTATTTGTCCCGCTTTTTAGAATTTCGGGTAGCCGTCCTTGAGACTTTCGTCATAGTGGGCGCGTTCTCCGCCGATGAATTTGGGGCGGGTGCGGGCGGCAATCAGGATTGCCTTGCCGACATGCGTCTGCTGCATGTGCAGGGGGACAGCGACTTCTTTCAGGTGCATGCCGATGAGCGTTCCACCGATGTCGAGCCCCGCATCTGCCTTGATATGCTCGATGGCGACCGGATGCTCGAATGCGCTGTAGCAGGCCGTAGCAAAAGAACCGCCTGCCTTGGGCTGCGGCACCACGTTCACGATTTCGGCGAAGGGGACTGCGGCGTGCTCGACGATGATGGCTCGGTTTAGGTGCTCGCAGCACTGCGCCGCGATGTAGATGCCGAGTGGCTTGAAAACGGACGAGAGCCCTTCGAGAATCGCCTTGCCGATTTCGGGCACGGAATGGCTACCGATGTCGTTTCCGAGCGTGGAACTCGTGCTGCAACCGATAACCACAATATTGCCCGCCGTGAGGTGAGCCTTTTCCACAAGTTCCTTCGCGGCGTTCATCGCGTCGTTACGAATCTGCTCGACAATGTTCTTGTCGTCTATTTCGTATGTAATGCCAGCCATATTAATTTACTCCCATTGCGGCGAAGCTCGCCTTACTGACGCTTACGCCTACGGCTTCAGCGTCTGCTTGTTCGCCTCGGTCATAAAAATGAGCAAGCTCATTTTTGCGACACTCGGCTCCGCGCTACTCCCACGGCGCTTTCACTTTGTTCAAGCGCGTGTTCGCGCGCCTCGGCTATGAAAACATGCGAGCATGTTTTCGCAGCACTCGGCTTACTCCCACTCAATAGTTCCGGGGGGCTTGTGGGTCACGTCGTACCACAGGCTGCCAGCACCTTCGGCTTCGAACTTGCGCCAGAGACCGGCGAGCATTCCCTGGTCGATTTCGGCGAAGTTTGCCGTCATGGCTTCGGTGGAGTTCACCGGGCGCATCACGATGCAGGGCTTATTTGCCGTGCGGAGCGGAACGAGTACGACCGGCATCTGCCAAATCTTTTCGTACAAGTCGTTTGCCTGCAGGAATTCGGTGCAGATGTTGTCGAACTTGCGGAGTGTATCGAAGTTTTCGCGGGTGGCGTACTGTTCGACAAGCTTCGGATCTTCGTCGGCGACGCTGCCAATCTGGTAGATGACGCGGTTGATTGCCTTGAAGCGGTTGGCAAGTTCGGTCGAGAACTTTTCGCAATCCTTCCAGGAAAGGCCTGGAGTGGTGATGAGGAACGGCTGTGCGTAAGTACGGCCGTCGCCCTGCACGCCCACGCTCTTGATGGGGAGCAGGCGGCCTGCAATGTTGTTTGCCTTCAGGTAGTCGGCGAGGCTGTTGCCTGCGGTGTCCTTCACATCTTCGAACTTGACCATGTCATCGGAGAGCTTGCCTTCGCTGCAGAGCAGGCGAACGCCGAGGCCCGGACCCGGGAACGGGTGACGCCACACGAGGTTGTGCGGAATGCCGAGTTCTTCGCCGAGGGCGCGGACTTCGTCCTTGTACAGGTCGGCGAGCGGTTCGAGCACGAGGCCCTTTTCCATGAGGTCCAAAACTTCTTGCACGCGGTTGTGGTGCGTCTTGATCTTGTCGGCGTTCTTGGTGCCGCCGCTTTCGATGGTGTCGGGGTAGATGGTTCCCTGAGCCATCATCCACTGGTTCGGATCGAGGTTGAGCTTCGCCATTTCCTCGTCCTTCACTGTCAGGAATTCCTTGCCGATGATGCCGCGCTTGGTTTCCGGAGCGGTCACGCCCTTGAGCTTTGCAAGGAAGTGCTCGCTAGCGTCGCGCACCTTGAGGTTGTTCATGCCTTCCTTTGTGAGGAAGTCCATAATCTTTTGGGATTCGCCGAGGCGCATCATGCCGTTATCTACGTGCAGGCCCAAGACCTTTTCCGGTCCGAGCACGCGGTTCAGGAGCACGAATGCTACGGTGGAGTCCACACCGCCTGACACGAGCAGGAACACCTTGCGGTCCTTGACCTGATCCTTGATGCGCTGCGTGATGAGCGGCAGGTAGCTCTTCATGTTCCAAGTCTTCTTCGCGCCCGTGAAGTCGATGAAGTTTTCGAGCAACTTCATGCCGAACTTGCTGTGCGTGACTTCCGGGTGGAACTGGATGCCGAAAATCTGGCGTTCGGGCTTGTCGCTATCGAAGGCGACAGCGGCGATTTCGCAGTCCTTGGTGCTGGCCACAATCTTGTAGCCCTCGGGGAGCTTCGTCACCTGGTCGCCGTGGCTCATCCACATGGGAGAGGCTTTCGGGAGGTCCTTCAAAATCGGGCACTTTTCGTCGCCCACGATAAGGTCGGCGATGCCATATTCCTTGACCTTGCCCGGTTCAACGTGACCGCCCAACTGCTGGGCGATGAGTTGGTGACCGTAGCAGATGCCAAGCTTCGGCACCGGGAGGTCCAAAATTTCGGGATTGTATTCCGGGGCGTCGGCCGCATACACGCTAGAGGGGCCACCACTGTAAATGATTCCCTTCACGCCTTCCAGTTCAGAAACCGGAGCGGCAGGGGAGTGGATTTCGGTAAACACGCCCAAACGGCGCACACGGTTCGCAATCAGGTGGGCGTACTGCCCGCCAAAGTCCAAAACGGCAATCGTATCAACGTTTTTCATACAATCCAAAAATAGAAATTTATTCTGCGGAGCTCATTTCGCGGGCGAGTTCAATCAGCGTCTGTACGCCAAAGCCGGTGGCACCATATTCAGTGTACTTCCACTTCTTATCGACGAAAGCGGTACCGGCAATGTCCCAGTGCGTCCAGGCGGTGTTTTCGGGCACGAATTCCTGGAGGAAGAGTGCTGCAGAAATGGCGCCAGCGTCGCTACCCGTATTCTTGAGGTCGGCGAACTTGTCCTTGAGGGCGTCGGCGTATTCTTCTTCGAGCGGCATGCTCCAGAACTTTTCGCAGCAGGCTTCGCCGCAGTTGATCACCTTGAGGCCAAGATCGTCATCGTTGCTGAAGAATCCCGTGACTGCATAACCGAGGGCGCGGACCATGGCGCCCGTAAGGGTGGCGAGGTCCACAATGTGCGTTGCGCCGATGAGGCCGGCTTCGGCAAGTCCGTCGGAGAGAACCAGACGGCCTTCGGCGTCGGTGTTGTCGACCATGACGGTCTTGCCGTTCTTCGCGGTAAAGATGTCGCCCGGCAGCACCGACTTATTGCCAATGGCGTTTTCGGCGAGGCAGCAGACGGCGCTCACGCGAATCGGGAGCTTGAGGGTGGCGATAGCCTGGATGGCGGCGAGCGCGGTCGCAGCTCCACTCATGTCGCTGATCATTTCGGGCATGGATTTAGGCGGTTTCAGGCAGAGGCCACCGGTATCGAAAGTAAGGCCCTTGCCGACAATCACCAAATGGTCCTT
Proteins encoded in this window:
- the purB gene encoding adenylosuccinate lyase; protein product: MRDQFESPLIKRYASKEMSFLFSPQYKFQTWRKLWIYLAESEMELGLPITQEQVDELKAHATDINFEVAEEEEKRRRHDVMSHVYAYGVQCPKAKGIIHLGATSAFVGDNTDLIQMQQGLIMVRKRLCRVMDKLSKFAMEYKDMAQLGATHFQAAQLTTVGKRACLWLQDMLIDLEELNFLIEVLPFRGVKGTTGTQASFMDLFNGDEEKIMELDRRVTAKAGFKRVLTITGQTYTRKWDNRVNQVLSSIAQSLHKFATDMRLMQGVKEVEEPFEKTQIGSSAMAYKRNPMRSERICSLARFVMAQVNSTAFTQATQWFERTLDDSANKRLAIPEAFLAMDAMLIIAENVTNGLVVYPKVIEKRIMAELPFMATENIIMEGVKNGGDRQELHEEIRVMSMEAGKVVKEQGKDNDLLERVLKNEKFQKLGITEAKLKEILDLRKFVGRAPGQVVKFVTEEVRPAIEAIEGWSNIDAGELKV
- a CDS encoding BamA/TamA family outer membrane protein — its product is MLAALWFFGAVSLYAEDDVVADSTSAEAPSKSPWMWPVEHIIQPFLNGLIYPIAQPVDYALKNGIIDKSVQLISFGEDYKIMVYPSFNFKPGSRTMVGANYRHRSVFLEKDYLVMQGEYYANGDVGLTARYVKHSLFGTRLFGGFRYDIDLDRDKRFNIPETKESYLQPDSSYQFTWRLGAPITNTANWNAELWTSLYFSRASHPDIQDSVLISDDFKIEDRGLYQNATQVPVGLSLVYDNLDLPYAPSRGSRVVLNGTYTFVGKYSGVRYDDLGISVEDGQDEVIKDGGKKHDFYTTEFIFQHYFLLGSSHQYVLSAKEARENRRFYTDFSWDEAVRVWRPENMRNTLFERRVIAMQYRMVSLWEVEEGGAPHDAFINLNSKAPLRGYDDKWTTHNLMSFSVEYRWPVDRLVDGVIFDEYALIAPKIDKWSLDHYYNSWGFGIRVRQPDLYLFRLQFGFHGLHGVNMIMTIAPEFK
- a CDS encoding EAL domain-containing protein; the protein is MNFKTINQRFSYPGGNTYLCKFRDVLKGLFEGETVLRAGADHLVVISLNLTVEDIATRVKELNLVMGRFEGGLRNQIKAGIYVADGTPQKPIVMMDRASLACREIHGMFNKEYAVFDDELNKKHEQQQYVLEHFEEAFEKGYFKVFYQPVVRALTGKVCGYEALARWIDPVRGIIPPFIFIEIFEKFHLIHRLDALIIEQACKDIRDDMDSGYAYEPVSVNLSRLDFELSDIKKIVDDAVAKYNIPKKYLNLEVTESAFPSQNTNLAETIKAFRADGYEVWLDDFGSGFSSFGNLQSYDFDLLKIDMSFLRTLDTNPKSKLIIASIVDMAKKLGIHTLAEGVETKEQYEYLKMIGCEIIQGYYFGKPMPVEEYQNNREKYCGYEVSEPSELKKYYDTIGTVNLLDNCPLIINRNTIINFMPTALFELIDGRFQFIYTNKAFSDFMASIGARTHEQIISEFIDKFPEERAMLRQAMLDTEEQKIPIDCAMTIYSCKLIVAVKFLNRTGSRTSFVLTCRNLSKIKKPKYGHL
- a CDS encoding phosphatidylglycerophosphatase A, with amino-acid sequence MNREELKEKYGKKRVPHEWRGTDFLSIVVTTFFGSGMSPKAPGTMGSLAAAIVAYPMAILALKIFGDIHFNPLFFIAAVIVFFGAIPFVNKAMKDTGTEDPGWIVIDEVCGIFMTFALVNPFIILDSPIVLLIGFGLFRFFDILKPLGIHRFEKFPGAWGVMADDLLGGIYAGLLMYPISIAIACVEMF
- a CDS encoding TIGR01440 family protein — its product is MAGITYEIDDKNIVEQIRNDAMNAAKELVEKAHLTAGNIVVIGCSTSSTLGNDIGSHSVPEIGKAILEGLSSVFKPLGIYIAAQCCEHLNRAIIVEHAAVPFAEIVNVVPQPKAGGSFATACYSAFEHPVAIEHIKADAGLDIGGTLIGMHLKEVAVPLHMQQTHVGKAILIAARTRPKFIGGERAHYDESLKDGYPKF
- a CDS encoding MMPL family transporter, which produces MMIGLFLTITLLSIYPIENLRWEIQLQDTLKGHEVQADYQTIEKAFGGLGSLIVVIQSKDSAANYAFAQNLAQHLEKDPAVHYTEYDTDLEFFKKNRLLYANENDLDQVIEKLDKIKEEEIKKHNPLLVDLSETEQETPVTRDTIEIISQIEAKYFKNLQQDFSNQQGSIRVIDIYPATSVSDLQANRELLKKVERFVEENGKGINVYYTGKVYDSIKVGKALLPEAKFAGGMAALIILVLLIINFYRQPQLIFISAVPLALPTLFTLACAYLLFGRINLFTLSLGLLLPGHACQVLTHVYTRYFHEREQKLSPALCIESALLGIGPVVAASSLVMASLFIAFILVPLPGLREFGILGAIGSVLNLIVCPLLTASLLLLLQRKKPFQIQFESITPTHRKRLFSFKTNWIIIVTISIVSAAAWLYSGKNLSFLYDFKKTELQTEEREAKALIAETGFSTYDPIIVMLPDSSYNDDLVENFEHLQKKGRLKDLGKIYTQYQFLPKISIEKKHKIETLRKLISDDVLARLNPKDSAAIVEMFDNYENDIKEFILSENIRRKFADKRDNPGVFAFIIPRSDPNNGLTCRHIAKQLQQIDGIHDKTFKICGTPILRASLLDTILGNINKSILLGTVLLWIILLMFYNRLSRAFFTLLPSLFAMSWVTILVHVFNIQISAYSSIAFVLLIGASVDGSLQLWSSYYEKQNGNAWSVLQTKLISVMIAQGASFIGAIAMLFSSHPGINGLGLIAALGLVCIFISHFTIYPLVASTLDAYRILKKAKLRHERLIHKNS
- the guaA gene encoding glutamine-hydrolyzing GMP synthase, whose protein sequence is MKNVDTIAVLDFGGQYAHLIANRVRRLGVFTEIHSPAAPVSELEGVKGIIYSGGPSSVYAADAPEYNPEILDLPVPKLGICYGHQLIAQQLGGHVEPGKVKEYGIADLIVGDEKCPILKDLPKASPMWMSHGDQVTKLPEGYKIVASTKDCEIAAVAFDSDKPERQIFGIQFHPEVTHSKFGMKLLENFIDFTGAKKTWNMKSYLPLITQRIKDQVKDRKVFLLVSGGVDSTVAFVLLNRVLGPEKVLGLHVDNGMMRLGESQKIMDFLTKEGMNNLKVRDASEHFLAKLKGVTAPETKRGIIGKEFLTVKDEEMAKLNLDPNQWMMAQGTIYPDTIESGGTKNADKIKTHHNRVQEVLDLMEKGLVLEPLADLYKDEVRALGEELGIPHNLVWRHPFPGPGLGVRLLCSEGKLSDDMVKFEDVKDTAGNSLADYLKANNIAGRLLPIKSVGVQGDGRTYAQPFLITTPGLSWKDCEKFSTELANRFKAINRVIYQIGSVADEDPKLVEQYATRENFDTLRKFDNICTEFLQANDLYEKIWQMPVVLVPLRTANKPCIVMRPVNSTEAMTANFAEIDQGMLAGLWRKFEAEGAGSLWYDVTHKPPGTIEWE